Proteins encoded within one genomic window of Brienomyrus brachyistius isolate T26 chromosome 22, BBRACH_0.4, whole genome shotgun sequence:
- the LOC125717949 gene encoding RNA demethylase ALKBH5-like, with protein MAASGFTDLREKLKSMTPHGETRRSEVSQSGYGRKRRRRDSDGEQSDHEEQRELQAHRVKSCVKQSSIFSAEECQCIESKIDEVVAKAEKGLYREHTVDRAPLRSKYFFGEGYTYGAQLEKRGPGQERLYSKGEVDEIPDWVYELVIKKLVSTRVIPENFVNSAVINDYQPGGCIVSHVDPIHIFERPIVSVSFFSDSALSFGCKFQFKPIRVSEPVLSLPVKRGSVTVLSGYAADEITHCIRPQDIKERRAVIILRRTKADAPRLELNLAGDELFSNFSPSRRKMLRAKRSRQKAGPDAAHRPRVLEMDKEENRHPSLICRHRCRSGVSLDGARRKFRDPGRITKRERR; from the exons ATGGCAGCAAGTGGCTTCACCGACTTAAGGGAGAAGTTGAAGTCGATGACCCCGCACGGTGAGACCCGTCGAAGCGAAGTTTCGCAGTCGGGATACGGACGCAAGCGGAGACGCCGGGATTCGGACGGCGAGCAGAGCGACCATGAAGAgcagcgggagctgcaggcgcaCCGGGTGAAGAGCTGCGTTAAGCAGTCCAGCATCTTCAGTGCCGAGGAGTGCCAGTGCATCGAGTCCAAAATCGACGAGGTGGTCGCCAAAGCCGAGAAGGGTCTGTACCGGGAACACACCGTGGACCGGGCGCCCCTCCGCAGCAAGTACTTTTTCGGGGAGGGCTACACGTACGGCGCCCAGCTGGAGAAAAGGGGGCCGGGTCAGGAGCGGCTCTACTCCAAAGGCGAGGTAGACGAGATCCCGGACTGGGTTTACGAGCTGGTCATCAAGAAGTTGGTCTCCACCCGCGTCATACCCGAGAACTTCGTCAACAGTGCCGTCATCAACGACTACCAGCCCGGAGGGTGCATCGTGTCCCATGTGGACCCCATCCACATCTTCGAGAGGCCCATAGTCTCCGTGTCCTTCTTCAGTGACTCGGCTCTCAGCTTCGGCTGCAAGTTTCAGTTCAAGCCCATCCGTGTGTCGGAGCCTGTGCTGTCCCTCCCCGTGAAGCGGGGGAGCGTCACTGTTCTCAG TGGATATGCAGCAGATGAAATAACCCACTGCATTCGGCCGCAGGATATCAAAGAGCGAAGAGCTGTCATCATCCTGAGGAG AACCAAAGCAGACGCCCCACGACTGGAGCTAAATCTGGCCGGTGATGAGCTCTTCTCCAACTTCTCCCCCAGCAGACGGAAGATGCTAAGGGCTAAGCGGTCTCGCCAGAAAGCTGGCCCCGATGCAGCACACAG GCCCCGGGTTCTCGAGATGGACAAAGAGGAAAACCGGCACCCGTCGCTCATCTGCAGGCACAGGTGCCGGAGCGGTGTCTCCCTGGATGGTGCGCGCCGGAAGTTCCGTGATCCTGGCAGGATCACGAAGAGGGAGAGACGCTGA